One part of the Algibacter sp. L1A34 genome encodes these proteins:
- a CDS encoding NADP-dependent isocitrate dehydrogenase, with the protein MSKIIYTKTDEAPALATRSFLPIVQTFVKSAGIKMETKDISLAARILAVFHDFLNENQKVSDDLAFLGELVKQPEANIIKLPNISASLTQLKSAISELQSKGFAIPSYTDEPKTDAEKEIKSRYDKIKGSAVNPVLREGNSDRRAPKAVKNYARNNPHSMGAWSSDSKTHVATMSSGDFANNEKSITLPEETSIKIEHTDTNGNVTVLKDSFKILKGEIIDATVLSKKALIKFFEIEFADAKAKGVLLSLHMKATMMKVSDPIIFGHAVRVYLKDVFEKYGEVFDEIGVDVNNGYGNLVENLKVLPEAKQTEIKAAIDAAFTNGANLAMVNSDKGITNLHVPSDVIIDASMPAMIRTSGQMYNAAGKLQDTKAVIPDSSYAGIYTATIDFCKKHGAFDPTTMGTVPNVGLMAQKAEEYGSHDKTFEIPSNGVVKVVDASGATLLEHNVEAGDIWRMCQAKDAPIQDWVKLAVTRARASETPAVFWLDQNRAHDAELIKKVNTYLKDYDTTGLDLRILSPIDATLFTCERLKEGKDTISVSGNVLRDYLTDLFPILEVGTSAKMLSIVPLMNGGGLFETGAGGSAPKHVQQLLEENHLRWDSLGEFLALAVSLDHFSLANNNPKAKILGETLDNATDKLLENRKGPSRKVGELDNRGSHFYLAMYWAQELANQTEDQALKAEFTPIAKQLADNESVIVKELIDIQGSPVDLGGYYEPNEDLINNAMRPSKTFNSILN; encoded by the coding sequence ATGTCTAAAATTATTTACACGAAAACGGACGAAGCTCCGGCTTTAGCAACACGTTCTTTTTTACCTATTGTTCAAACTTTTGTAAAATCGGCGGGAATTAAAATGGAAACGAAAGATATTTCGTTAGCTGCAAGGATTTTAGCTGTTTTTCATGATTTTTTGAATGAAAACCAAAAGGTTTCGGACGATTTAGCTTTTTTGGGAGAATTGGTAAAACAACCTGAAGCAAACATTATTAAATTACCAAATATTAGTGCATCTCTAACTCAATTAAAATCTGCTATTTCAGAACTGCAAAGTAAAGGTTTTGCTATTCCGAGTTATACAGATGAGCCTAAAACTGACGCGGAAAAAGAAATTAAATCGCGTTATGATAAAATTAAAGGTAGTGCGGTAAACCCTGTTTTACGTGAAGGAAATAGTGATCGTCGTGCTCCAAAAGCAGTGAAAAATTACGCGAGAAACAATCCACATTCAATGGGAGCGTGGTCTAGTGATTCTAAAACTCACGTGGCAACTATGAGTTCTGGAGATTTTGCTAATAACGAAAAATCGATAACACTTCCAGAAGAAACGAGTATAAAAATAGAACATACTGACACTAACGGTAATGTTACCGTTTTAAAAGATAGTTTCAAAATATTAAAAGGTGAAATTATTGATGCTACTGTTTTGAGTAAAAAGGCATTAATTAAGTTTTTTGAAATTGAATTTGCTGATGCTAAAGCAAAAGGTGTATTATTATCGTTACATATGAAAGCTACGATGATGAAAGTGAGTGATCCTATCATCTTCGGTCATGCAGTACGTGTATATTTAAAAGATGTATTTGAAAAATATGGAGAGGTTTTTGATGAAATTGGTGTTGATGTAAATAACGGATATGGTAATTTAGTTGAAAATTTAAAAGTATTGCCAGAAGCAAAACAAACCGAAATTAAAGCTGCTATCGATGCTGCTTTTACAAATGGAGCAAATTTAGCGATGGTAAATAGTGATAAAGGAATTACAAATTTGCATGTGCCAAGTGATGTTATTATCGATGCATCTATGCCTGCGATGATTCGTACTTCTGGGCAAATGTATAATGCTGCAGGAAAACTTCAGGATACTAAAGCCGTAATTCCAGATAGTAGTTATGCAGGTATTTATACAGCAACTATCGATTTTTGTAAAAAACATGGAGCTTTCGATCCAACTACAATGGGTACGGTACCAAATGTTGGTTTAATGGCTCAAAAAGCTGAAGAATACGGTTCTCACGATAAAACTTTTGAAATACCATCAAATGGTGTAGTAAAAGTTGTTGATGCATCTGGAGCTACTTTATTGGAGCATAATGTAGAAGCCGGTGATATTTGGAGAATGTGTCAAGCTAAAGATGCACCAATTCAAGACTGGGTTAAACTTGCTGTAACTCGTGCTAGAGCTTCGGAAACACCAGCTGTTTTTTGGTTAGACCAAAATAGAGCACACGATGCTGAGCTTATTAAAAAAGTAAATACATATTTAAAAGATTACGATACTACAGGTTTAGATTTAAGAATTTTATCTCCAATTGATGCTACGCTTTTTACTTGCGAACGTTTAAAAGAAGGTAAAGACACAATTTCTGTCTCAGGAAATGTATTACGTGATTATTTAACAGATTTATTCCCAATTTTAGAAGTGGGAACTAGTGCTAAAATGTTATCTATTGTTCCTTTAATGAATGGTGGTGGTTTATTTGAAACGGGAGCGGGTGGTTCTGCTCCAAAACATGTGCAACAATTATTAGAAGAAAATCACTTACGTTGGGATTCTTTAGGTGAATTTTTGGCACTTGCTGTATCATTAGATCATTTTAGTTTAGCAAATAATAATCCTAAAGCGAAAATTTTGGGTGAAACGCTAGATAACGCTACCGATAAATTATTAGAAAACAGAAAAGGACCTTCTAGAAAAGTTGGAGAGTTGGATAATAGAGGAAGTCATTTTTACTTAGCGATGTATTGGGCACAAGAATTGGCAAACCAAACCGAAGATCAAGCTTTAAAAGCTGAGTTTACTCCAATTGCTAAGCAATTAGCGGATAATGAAAGTGTTATTGTTAAAGAACTTATCGATATACAAGGTTCTCCAGTAGATCTAGGTGGTTACTATGAGCCAAACGAAGATTTAATAAATAATGCAATGAGACCTAGTAAAACATTTAATAGTATTTTGAATTAA
- a CDS encoding TonB-dependent receptor, giving the protein MKILFLWLIIAFSFFSVSLNAQNKFTISGTISEESSNETLIGVNIIFPEVQSGTTTNEYGFYSITLPEGTYKMVVSYLGFNTVVETITLSNDLSKNYSLSDTLENLDEIVITENIEKLNIKAPQMSVNKLSSTTIKEIPVVLGEADIIKAITLLPGVTTAGEAASGFNVRGGAADQNLILLDEATIYNSSHLFGFFSVFNPDAIKDLKLYKGGIPARYGGRVSSVLDIYQKEGNSKEFHANGGIGIVSSRLLLEGPLKKDKGSFLLGGRSSYAHLFLPLFDLDNKAYFYDLNTKLSYKLNDNNNIYFSGYFGRDVFSIADTFENTYGNTVLNFRWNHLFSDKIFSNLSLIYSDYYYGLKLNFVEFDWHSGIQNFNLKYDFKHYLTNKIKLQYGLNSIYYAFNPGDIKPTGETSGINPFTLTQKYAFENAIYLDAEHKVSDKLSLSYGLRLSTFHRLGQDELNVYENDQAVIFNEDFQIYEKAKPIGTENYDRSDVIKSFINLEPRASVAYQLNSISSVKASYNRMSQYLHLLSNTNSPTPLDVWTPSGKYIKPQLLDQFAIGYFKDFNESKYSLEIESFYKTIKNRIDYIDGANLVANKAIEQVVLNGKGRAYGLEVLFRKNEGRFKGWLAYTLSKSEQQTKGRTASEIGINNGDWYNTPYDKTHDISLTGSYDLNEKWKLNANFLFQTGQPATFPNGQYQYNGVTIPSYSSRNADRLPVYNRLDLSATYTSKPEKKSGLQSYWVFGVYNAYNRKNAASISFSSNKDTGANEASRLAIFGVIPSVSYNFKF; this is encoded by the coding sequence ATGAAAATTCTTTTCTTGTGGCTAATAATAGCTTTTTCTTTTTTTAGCGTTTCCTTAAATGCACAAAATAAATTTACTATAAGCGGTACTATTTCAGAAGAAAGTAGTAATGAAACCTTAATTGGTGTTAATATTATTTTCCCAGAAGTTCAATCGGGAACCACAACTAATGAGTATGGTTTTTATTCCATAACATTACCCGAAGGTACTTATAAAATGGTGGTAAGCTATTTGGGGTTTAATACGGTTGTTGAAACAATTACACTCAGCAATGATCTCTCTAAAAATTATAGTTTATCCGACACTTTAGAAAATTTAGATGAAATCGTGATTACCGAAAATATTGAAAAACTTAATATTAAAGCTCCTCAAATGAGTGTAAATAAGTTAAGTTCCACCACTATAAAAGAAATACCAGTAGTGCTTGGTGAAGCCGATATTATTAAAGCCATTACCTTGCTTCCAGGCGTTACAACCGCTGGAGAAGCAGCTTCTGGATTTAACGTTCGTGGTGGTGCGGCAGATCAAAATTTGATACTTTTAGATGAAGCTACCATTTATAATTCCTCACATTTATTTGGTTTTTTCTCGGTATTTAATCCAGATGCTATCAAAGATTTAAAATTGTATAAGGGTGGTATTCCTGCTAGATATGGCGGTCGCGTATCATCTGTTTTAGATATTTATCAAAAAGAGGGAAATAGTAAAGAATTTCATGCCAATGGAGGTATCGGTATCGTATCGAGTAGATTGTTGCTTGAAGGTCCTCTAAAAAAAGATAAAGGCTCGTTTTTATTAGGAGGAAGATCTAGTTATGCACATTTATTTTTACCACTTTTCGATTTGGATAATAAGGCCTATTTCTACGATTTAAATACAAAACTGAGTTATAAATTAAATGATAATAACAATATCTATTTTTCTGGGTATTTTGGTCGTGACGTGTTTAGTATAGCCGATACTTTTGAAAATACGTATGGAAATACAGTATTAAATTTTAGATGGAATCATTTATTCTCCGATAAGATATTTTCAAACTTGTCATTAATTTATTCCGACTATTATTATGGTCTAAAATTAAATTTTGTTGAATTCGACTGGCATTCTGGCATTCAAAATTTCAACTTAAAATACGATTTTAAACATTATTTAACCAATAAAATAAAATTACAATATGGTTTAAATAGCATTTATTACGCTTTTAACCCTGGTGATATTAAGCCAACAGGAGAGACCTCCGGTATCAATCCATTTACATTAACTCAAAAATATGCCTTTGAGAATGCTATATATCTTGATGCTGAACATAAGGTGTCAGATAAGTTATCATTGTCTTATGGACTGCGTTTAAGTACTTTCCATCGCTTAGGACAAGATGAATTAAACGTTTACGAAAATGATCAAGCCGTTATTTTTAACGAAGATTTTCAAATTTACGAAAAAGCAAAACCTATAGGCACAGAAAATTATGACAGAAGTGATGTCATTAAAAGTTTTATTAATTTAGAGCCTCGCGCTTCAGTAGCTTATCAGCTCAATTCCATATCTTCCGTAAAGGCAAGTTATAATAGAATGAGCCAGTATCTTCATCTACTTTCAAACACTAATTCTCCTACACCTTTAGATGTTTGGACACCTAGTGGGAAATATATTAAGCCGCAATTACTAGATCAGTTTGCGATAGGATATTTCAAAGATTTTAATGAAAGTAAATATTCTTTAGAAATAGAAAGTTTTTATAAAACCATAAAAAACCGAATAGATTATATTGATGGAGCCAATTTAGTGGCCAATAAAGCCATTGAGCAAGTGGTTTTAAACGGAAAAGGTAGAGCTTATGGGTTAGAAGTTTTATTCAGAAAAAATGAGGGACGTTTTAAAGGATGGTTGGCTTACACGCTTTCAAAATCCGAACAACAAACTAAAGGAAGAACGGCGAGCGAAATAGGAATTAATAATGGAGATTGGTACAATACTCCTTATGATAAAACTCACGATATTTCGTTAACTGGAAGCTACGATTTAAATGAAAAATGGAAATTAAATGCTAATTTTTTGTTTCAAACAGGTCAGCCGGCAACCTTTCCAAATGGTCAATATCAATATAATGGAGTTACAATACCTAGTTATAGTAGTAGAAACGCCGATAGATTACCTGTTTACAATCGTTTAGATTTATCTGCAACTTATACATCTAAGCCAGAAAAAAAATCAGGATTACAAAGCTATTGGGTTTTTGGGGTTTATAACGCTTATAATCGTAAGAATGCAGCGTCCATTTCTTTTAGTTCTAATAAAGATACTGGAGCTAACGAAGCTAGTAGATTGGCTATTTTTGGTGTTATTCCTTCGGTTTCATATAATTTCAAATTTTAA
- a CDS encoding polysaccharide biosynthesis C-terminal domain-containing protein — translation MIGIYITPKIFNSLGAFNSGELEISKAIVGVLAPFFFLGLSAICIRELVFKPKLKNYILGTTLVLRLASFLILSLCLLIYTYFTNTTEITFIVLILAFSYLFRISDVVECFFVATKEYKYVFFCKIITLVIVLIVQYYGVENNLGAFYFASILFFEFAIQTIIYLVIIRYSKQLDLSKLKWSFAIAKDLLKSAFPLLLTNFIIVFYLAIDDFFINNYLGNAANGVFSVVGFLVIFITWNIGAAFIYGLYPALAECYLIDKKLYASRLKFMIIVVMIFGVSIGLFYTFFGDYIISTQYDKSFSTAKLPLQIFGWAPLFIFMGMLFEKHLVNQNQLDRNVYRFILGCCVNALFCFLLIPKYKLVGAAFAVLLSHFITNIVFVFLYKSYRNNIWALLFSKTK, via the coding sequence ATGATAGGCATTTATATTACGCCTAAAATTTTTAATAGTCTAGGTGCTTTTAATTCTGGAGAATTAGAAATATCTAAAGCTATTGTTGGTGTGCTAGCACCATTTTTCTTTTTAGGATTATCGGCTATTTGTATTAGGGAATTAGTCTTTAAACCAAAATTAAAAAATTATATCCTGGGTACAACGTTAGTGCTTCGTTTGGCGAGTTTTTTAATATTGTCGCTTTGCTTATTAATCTATACCTATTTTACAAATACTACCGAAATTACTTTTATTGTTTTAATTCTTGCTTTTAGTTATTTGTTTAGAATTAGTGATGTTGTAGAGTGTTTTTTTGTAGCTACTAAAGAATATAAATACGTTTTTTTCTGTAAAATTATAACATTAGTAATAGTCTTAATTGTTCAATATTACGGAGTAGAGAATAACCTTGGTGCTTTTTATTTTGCGAGTATTTTGTTTTTTGAATTCGCCATACAAACTATTATATATTTGGTTATTATAAGGTATTCAAAACAATTAGATCTGTCGAAATTAAAATGGTCTTTTGCAATAGCAAAGGATTTATTAAAATCTGCTTTTCCATTATTACTTACTAATTTTATTATTGTTTTTTATTTAGCAATTGACGATTTTTTTATCAATAATTATCTCGGTAATGCAGCTAATGGTGTGTTTTCTGTAGTAGGCTTTTTAGTGATTTTCATTACCTGGAATATTGGCGCAGCTTTTATTTATGGTTTGTATCCTGCTTTGGCGGAATGCTATTTGATAGATAAGAAGTTATATGCTAGTCGATTAAAATTTATGATTATAGTGGTAATGATTTTTGGAGTTTCCATTGGTTTATTTTATACTTTTTTTGGCGACTATATTATATCTACACAATATGATAAAAGCTTTAGTACAGCCAAACTTCCTTTGCAAATTTTTGGATGGGCACCTCTATTTATTTTTATGGGTATGCTATTTGAAAAGCATTTGGTAAATCAAAATCAATTAGATCGTAATGTATATCGTTTTATTTTAGGGTGTTGCGTAAATGCTCTATTTTGCTTTTTACTTATCCCTAAATATAAACTCGTTGGTGCAGCTTTTGCTGTTTTATTAAGTCATTTTATAACCAACATCGTATTTGTTTTTTTATACAAATCTTATAGAAACAATATATGGGCTCTTTTATTTAGTAAAACGAAATAA
- a CDS encoding helix-turn-helix transcriptional regulator yields the protein MTPDFIRKFHIYEILTKTSINNCKSRQEIINTLETLYLDYHDGDKLYQGLLVSNEKTISRDVKDIESFFGVEIEHIRHKGHYMVNQSVITKTHRTVFDKMELFLASHKERQWSPYITTEESSLNTKINILGLVKAIARKVYIKINYEGWYDDDHFSEIKQATVQPLHIKEANKAWYLLVYNEDIGVKVLCLDKRISNILITDHLVEDPYYFDELIYFKDAFGILKNDIKTETIRIKVANHHFKYLESKPLHHSQTIISRPVKMNTVILDYTDKNIFGEISVTLKPNYEFLIELFKFNLWVKVIEPQWLIETIVEQHKFILQRYYPDI from the coding sequence ATGACACCTGATTTTATAAGAAAATTTCATATTTATGAAATTTTAACCAAAACCTCTATTAACAATTGTAAGTCTAGACAAGAGATAATCAATACATTAGAAACATTATATTTAGATTATCACGACGGTGATAAACTATATCAAGGCTTATTGGTTAGCAATGAGAAAACAATTAGCCGAGATGTAAAAGATATTGAATCCTTTTTTGGTGTAGAAATTGAACATATAAGGCACAAAGGCCATTATATGGTAAACCAATCTGTTATTACAAAAACACACCGCACCGTTTTTGATAAAATGGAATTGTTTTTAGCCAGCCATAAAGAGCGCCAATGGTCTCCTTATATCACAACCGAAGAATCATCATTAAATACGAAAATCAACATTTTAGGATTGGTTAAAGCTATAGCAAGAAAAGTTTATATTAAAATAAACTATGAAGGCTGGTATGACGACGACCATTTTTCTGAAATAAAACAGGCCACAGTTCAGCCTTTGCATATAAAAGAAGCAAACAAAGCGTGGTATTTATTAGTTTATAATGAAGATATTGGCGTAAAAGTATTGTGCTTAGACAAACGCATTTCTAACATTTTAATTACAGATCATTTAGTAGAAGATCCTTATTATTTTGATGAGTTAATTTATTTTAAAGATGCTTTTGGTATTTTAAAAAATGATATTAAAACAGAAACAATACGTATCAAAGTTGCCAATCATCACTTCAAATATTTAGAATCAAAACCTTTGCATCATTCTCAAACTATTATTAGTCGTCCTGTTAAAATGAATACAGTTATTTTAGATTATACAGACAAGAATATATTCGGTGAAATTTCGGTTACCTTAAAACCAAATTATGAGTTTCTCATCGAGCTGTTCAAATTTAATTTATGGGTAAAAGTTATAGAACCGCAATGGTTAATTGAAACCATAGTCGAACAGCATAAATTTATTTTACAACGCTACTACCCTGATATTTAA
- a CDS encoding DUF4249 family protein: protein MKNFIYILLISLSFTACEDVIDLELNTAEPRLVIDASLNWFKGTEGKNQFIKLSLSAPFYDNEVPPANNAIVTVVDTNNNTFNFVEDGDTGIYRNNTFIPEIDGVYNLTINYKDEIYTGTEQLTGVASIDRVEQKNDGGFSGEEIEIKAYYTDPEGIENYYLFEVEKLSDNDVSLEVYDDEFTDGNEIFAFYSDEDLEAGDELTIYGSGISERFYEFMVILLQQTDEEGGDPFETQPATVRGNCVNITNPENYPFGYFRASEVSIFNYIVKLKGV from the coding sequence ATGAAAAATTTTATATATATATTATTGATAAGTTTAAGTTTTACAGCTTGTGAAGATGTTATCGATTTAGAATTAAATACTGCCGAACCGCGATTAGTTATCGATGCATCGCTAAATTGGTTTAAAGGTACGGAAGGAAAAAATCAGTTTATAAAACTGTCGTTAAGTGCACCTTTTTATGATAATGAAGTGCCACCCGCTAATAATGCGATTGTAACAGTTGTGGATACAAATAATAATACTTTCAATTTTGTTGAAGATGGAGATACTGGAATCTACAGAAACAATACGTTTATCCCTGAGATAGATGGAGTTTATAATTTGACCATTAATTATAAAGATGAAATTTATACAGGTACCGAGCAATTGACGGGAGTTGCTAGTATTGATCGTGTAGAACAAAAAAATGACGGTGGTTTTAGTGGAGAAGAAATAGAAATAAAAGCATACTATACCGATCCTGAAGGTATCGAAAATTATTACTTATTTGAAGTTGAAAAGTTGTCGGATAACGATGTGAGCTTAGAAGTTTACGATGATGAATTTACGGATGGTAATGAGATTTTTGCATTTTACTCTGATGAAGATTTAGAAGCTGGAGATGAACTAACCATTTATGGTAGTGGAATCTCTGAGCGATTTTACGAATTTATGGTTATTTTATTGCAGCAAACAGATGAGGAAGGTGGCGATCCTTTTGAAACACAACCCGCTACGGTTCGAGGTAATTGTGTAAATATAACGAACCCCGAAAATTATCCATTTGGGTATTTTAGAGCTTCAGAAGTTTCTATTTTTAATTATATAGTCAAATTAAAGGGGGTTTGA
- a CDS encoding DUF6095 family protein: MDNNRTDKVQLFKGVKTMIFAVLTLFMGPIILSMALSQPENSLYIPLLIIGILICAFAVFLIFKGIRTIMDSMFKK, from the coding sequence ATGGATAATAATAGAACAGATAAAGTACAACTATTTAAAGGTGTTAAAACCATGATTTTTGCAGTATTAACACTTTTTATGGGGCCAATAATTTTGAGTATGGCTCTTAGTCAACCAGAAAACTCGCTATATATTCCTCTTTTAATTATTGGAATATTGATTTGTGCTTTTGCGGTATTTTTAATATTTAAAGGTATCCGAACTATTATGGATAGTATGTTTAAGAAGTAG
- the murQ gene encoding N-acetylmuramic acid 6-phosphate etherase: MNFTKTTEQDSKYNHLEKMSVSELLSNINNEDKSVPLAVEKALPQIEKLVEQIVAKLKEGGRLFYMGAGTSGRLGILDASECPPTFGVSPDIVIGIIAGGDRAIRNAVEFAEDSINQGWEDLKEYNISDKDVVVGIAASGTTPYVISALEQCNKNNIITGCISCNKDSPLSLTAQFPVEPVVGPEFVTGSSRMKAGTAQKLVLNMITTSTMIQLGHIKGNKMVDMQLSNNKLFDRGAKMIMAELSIPREEAEDLLKTYKNVRLAIKNHNNG, from the coding sequence GTGAATTTCACAAAAACTACAGAGCAAGATTCTAAATATAATCATCTGGAAAAGATGAGTGTTTCTGAATTATTAAGTAATATTAATAATGAAGATAAAAGTGTACCATTAGCGGTTGAAAAAGCGCTACCACAAATAGAGAAGTTAGTTGAACAAATTGTTGCTAAGTTAAAAGAAGGCGGACGCTTATTTTATATGGGAGCAGGAACTAGTGGACGCCTAGGTATTTTAGACGCTTCGGAATGTCCACCAACATTTGGTGTATCTCCAGATATTGTAATTGGTATTATTGCTGGTGGCGATCGCGCTATTAGAAACGCTGTAGAATTTGCTGAAGATTCTATAAACCAAGGTTGGGAAGATTTAAAGGAATATAATATTTCTGATAAAGATGTCGTAGTTGGTATCGCGGCTTCTGGTACAACACCTTATGTTATTTCAGCTTTAGAGCAATGCAATAAAAATAATATTATTACAGGATGTATTTCTTGTAATAAAGATAGCCCTTTATCTTTAACGGCGCAGTTCCCTGTAGAACCTGTTGTTGGACCAGAATTTGTAACAGGAAGCTCTAGAATGAAAGCAGGAACAGCTCAAAAATTAGTGCTTAATATGATAACCACATCCACTATGATCCAGTTGGGACATATAAAAGGAAATAAGATGGTGGATATGCAACTAAGTAATAATAAACTTTTTGATCGTGGGGCTAAAATGATAATGGCCGAACTTAGTATTCCTAGAGAGGAAGCCGAAGATTTACTTAAAACTTATAAAAACGTGCGATTAGCAATAAAAAATCATAACAATGGATAA